The following proteins come from a genomic window of Oncorhynchus masou masou isolate Uvic2021 chromosome 25, UVic_Omas_1.1, whole genome shotgun sequence:
- the LOC135513928 gene encoding LOW QUALITY PROTEIN: ankyrin repeat and LEM domain-containing protein 2-like (The sequence of the model RefSeq protein was modified relative to this genomic sequence to represent the inferred CDS: inserted 1 base in 1 codon) produces the protein MEAVLSRLRGLSADELREEFTRADLKCGPITATTRAIFERKLARVLAGAEGSSSTTETDSSSNATTTGPATSSSAAAASAAEQAKPVPSCATSAATGTDSPKAVSDEMDFGYGMGLNPPEEEELGLTVKSRAPFNINREDTGSQYTAETPSKMAQVLPMFYGVCPLWEDVLARNDRAHVYGDKKEALQAVKMMKGARFKAFANRDDAEKFAKGICDYYPSPSKSTPCVSPVKPGLVFCKDNVPVMEADTINRERANSFKSPRCQDLTAKLRKAVEKGDEVAFSELVWSNPRYLIGSGDNPTVVQEGCRYNVMHVAAKENQPGVAQLLLETLENPDFMRLMYPDDLEAMLQKRIRYIIDLYLNTPDKAGFETPLHFACKFGCPEVVNVLCSHPDTDKNCKNKYNQKPSDVICERKNKTQEVKQKICDYLEDRCYIPLLRATDNSSQPVIGAPWSPEPSETLTHSLAPRLIRSPMDPVMSVRAFVGPLSPSKADEFRRVWKTPPRDRAGHFQHILKSDPDRGAEKVGRDLARELGHPWAEYWDFLESFTDLSSADGLRKLEEYLNKKDFSQRAHEEAGENETSNRFRTPSPGKPKKFCNSISVGAFLDEGDDISLEEMKNRQNTALTSITSSACSKDSLVGAVGGLGLREFHILPDDLIETAAERDLLCSSVSESLLSPICDNGLGLCPSTGAERTHNGDXDVPRVSSSPCCVLSPISNLMVEFERMSLQDGVDNPTRDRERRRSGGHRRGGHREGLSRDDLASGVGRLTLGGDTNEDSLFERGCSSEAGDREGGVWRGTCVSGEVQGEVVVWMEDRARGGSGSLEEYFVAEESLEALGPRTRVLGPGTVSGRTLCSRSKSWDHGGRDLSSSGSSSSCKSLDNSHELLARTPPRIRRRLFIEGDSPTKLDRQVLSAVEATDIDPSKFPSIQKWKSTMQTYTSSDMQGWPSSAVVKSRPRVYQASPLTHGSPVSSLVSPAGGRFSPARHTGFPDFTSPNRYSPAHASYIQRIRLRHFNDP, from the exons ATGGAGGCGGTTCTGAGCAGGCTGAGAGGGCTGAGTGCAGACGAGCTACGAGAGGAGTTCACAAGGGCCGACCTCAAGTGCGGTCCAATCACGGCCACCACCCGTGCCATCTTCGAGAGGAAGTTGGCCCGCGTTCTGGCGGGAGCCGAGGGCAGCAGCAGCACCACAGAGACGGACAGCAGCAGTAATGCCACCACTACAGGCCCAGCCACAAGCAGTAGTGCAGCAGCGGCCAGTGCTGCAGAGCAGGCCAAACCAGTGCCGTCATGTGCTACATCAGCAGCGACTGGCACTGACTCTCCGAAGGCTGTCAGTGATGAGATGGACTTTGGTTACGGAATGGGGCTCAATCCCCCAGAGGAAGAGGAACTTGGCCTGACAGTGAAGTCAAGGGCCCCTTTTAATATCAATAGGGAAGACACTGGCTCTCAGTATACAGCAGAGACTCCTTCAAAGATGGCCCAAGTGTTACCAATGTTCTATGGAGTGTGTCCATTATGGGAGGATGTCTTGGCTAGAAATG ATAGGGCCCACGTGTATGGTGATAAGAAGGAGGCTCTTCAGGCTGTGAAGATGATGAAAGGAGCTCGCTTTAAAGCCTTTGCCAATCGAGACGATGCTGAGAAATTTGCCAAGGGAATCTGTGACTATTACCCCTCTCCTAGTAAATCCACCCCATGTGTCTCCCCTGTCAAACCAGGCCTGGTCTTCTGCAAGG ACAACGTCCCTGTCATGGAGGCAGACACCATCAACAGGGAGAGGGCCAACAGCTTCAAGAGCCCTCGCTGCCAGGATCTGACAGCCAAGCTGAGGAAGGCTGTGGAGAAGGGGGATGAGGTAGCCTTCAGTGAGCTGGTCTGGAGCAACCCACGCTATCTCATTGGCTCTGGAGACAACCCCACTGTTGTGCag GAGGGGTGCCGGTACAACGTGATGCACGTGGCAGCAAAGGAGAATCAGCCGGGTGTCGCCCAGCTCCTGCTGGAAACTCTAGAGAATCCTGACTTCATGAGGCTCATGTACCCAGATGACCTGGAGGCTATGCTGCAGAAACGCATCCGTTACATCATAGACCTTTACCTCAATACTCCAGACAAAGCT GGCTTTGAGACACCACTTCACTTTGCCTGTAAGTTTGGTTGTCCAGAAGTGGTGAATGTCCTGTGTTCACATCCTGATACGGATAAAAACTGCAAGAACAAGTACAACCAGAAGCCATCTGAT GTTATTTGTGAAAGAAAAAACAAAACCCAAGAGGTGAAACAGAAGATATGTGACTATTTGGAAG ATCGCTGCTATATACCCTTACTGAGGGCCACAGACAACTCTTCCCAGCCTGTCATTGGTGCTCCCTGGTCACCTGAGCCATCAGAAACTCTTACTCATTCGCTGGCTCCCAGGCTCATACGAAGTCCCATGGATCCAGTGATGTCAGTTAGGGCATTCGTTGGCCCACTCAGCCCATCTAAG GCAGATGAGTTCCGCCGGGTATGGAAGACACCCCCAAGAGACAGGGCGGGGCACTTCCAGCACATCCTGaagtctgaccctgaccgtggaGCAGAGAAAGTGGGCAG AGACCTTGCCAGAGAGCTGGGCCACCCCTGGGCTGAGTACTGGGATTTCCTGGAGAGTTTTACAGACCTGTCTTCAGCAGACGGCCTCCGTAAGCTGGAGGAGTACCTCAACAAGAAGGACTTCAGTCAGCGTGCACATGAAGAGGCAGGGGAGAACGAAACCAGCAACCGCTTCAGAACCCCTTCCCCAG GTAAGCCCAAGAAGTTCTGCAACTCCATCTCAGTGGGGGCCTTCCTGGATGAGGGTGATGACATCAGCCTGGAGGAGATGAAGAACCGTCAGAATACGGCACTCACCAGCATTACCTCCTCGGCGTGTTCTAAGGACAGTCTGGTGGGTGCTGTGGGCGGCCTGGGCCTCCGTGAGTTCCACATCCTGCCCGATGACCTCATCGAGACAGCTGCCGAGCGAGACCTCCTGTGCTCCTCCGTGTCAGAAAGCCTCCTCTCGCCCATCTGTGACAACGGCCTGGGCCTGTGCCCCTCCACGGGGGCAGAGAGGACTCACAATGGGG ATGATGTCCCCCGCGTCTCCTCATCCCCCTGCTGCGTGTTGTCGCCCATCTCCAACTTGATGGTGGAGTTTGAAAGGATGTCCCTGCAGGATGGGGTGGACAACCCcaccagagacagggagaggaggaggagcggggGACACAGGCGCGGTGGGCACAGGGAAGGACTCTCTCGGGACGATCTGGCATCCGGGGTGGGCCGTCTCACGCTGGGGGGTGACACCAATGAAGACTCATTGTTTGAGAGGGGCTGTAGCTCAGAGGCCggggacagggaggggggggtgtggagggggaCCTGTGTGAGTGGGGAGGTGCAGGGAGAGGTGGTGGTATGGATGGAAGACAGGGCCAGAGGTGGAAGCGGCAGCTTGGAGGAGTACTTTGTGGCTGAGGAGAGCTTGGAGGCTCTGGGCCCAAGGACTAGGGTGCTGGGGCCAGGGACCGTGTCAGGGCGCACACTCTGCTCCAGATCTAAGTCGTGGGATCACGGGGGGAGGGATCTGAGCAGCTCAGGATCATCCAGCTCCTGTAAGTCCCTGGACAACTCCCATGAGTTACTAGCACGGACCCCACCTCGCATCAGAAGAAGACTTTTCATTGAAGG GGATTCACCAACCAAGTTGGACAGACAGGTCCTGTCGGCAGTAGAAGCCACAGATATCGACCCCTCGAAGTTCCCCAGCATTCAGAAATGGAAAAGCACAATGCAGACGTACACCTCATCAGACATGCAAGG CTGGCCCAGCTCTGCAGTGGTAAAAAGCAGACCCAGGGTATATCAGGCCTCTCCCCTCACACATGGCTCTCCTGTCAGCAGCCTGGTGTCCCCTGCTGGTGGCCGCTTCAGTCCCGCCCGACACACAGGCTTTCCAGACTTCACCAGCCCCAACCGCTACAGCCCTGCACATGCCAGCTACATCCAGCGCATCCGCCTCAGGCACTTCAACGACCCTTAG